Proteins encoded together in one Hylaeus volcanicus isolate JK05 chromosome 3, UHH_iyHylVolc1.0_haploid, whole genome shotgun sequence window:
- the LOC128873429 gene encoding uncharacterized protein LOC128873429 isoform X1: protein MSMIPWVKHAFHRTGILVDMKTSPICWLVASLFLPCFVSPLQSEPRQVYWPSYSLYDPSDPRLQPAEILSYRYSAPMVQRPPSHATRYESKSFPAYAVKYFENRQSTYSARVPEETLHAERYYDYHDFVANNQERGESSDRAHLGQAKDAETSSKEKEIIKNMSILDKLLSEDSNEKDLDNAIQDNIISEETKRVAREIRKQKPGFFWTLARITFETINDTKSAIQQIGEIVNNSIVPDSATQSSMMSGSLTAINTNATANKTADLNGTETTTTTSPTTTTETAVLLTRSDLQSLIRRNVLGLVRLFNIEWKDALNESETTVREFRKNLGNQVDSFLQDNPNAYRGV from the exons ATGAGTATGATCCCGTGGGTGAAGCATGCATTCCATAGGACAGGTATTCTGGTCGAT ATGAAGACATCGCCGATCTGCTGGCTCGTGGCTAGTTTGTTCTTACCATGCTTCGTTAGTCCTCTTCAGAGCGAACCACGACAAGTTTACTGGCCTAGCTATTCGCTTTACGATCCCTCGGATCCCCGTTTACAGCCAGCAGAAATACTTTCCTACCGGTACAGTGCTCCAATGGTTCAAAGGCCACCGTCGCATGCGACACGGTACGAATCAAAATCTTTCCCTGCATACgcggtaaaatattttgaaaaccgCCAGTCAACGTATTCCGCAAGAGTACCCGAAGAAACTCTACACGCGGAGAGATATTACGATTACCACGATTTTGTGGCGAATAATCAAGAGCGAGGAGAGTCGAGCGACAGGGCACATCTCGGACAAGCAAAAGACGCGGAAACAAGTTCgaaggaaaaggaaattattaaGAACATGAGTATTCTCGATAAACTACTATCGGAAGACTCGAACGAAAAAGATTTGGACAATGCGATCCAAGACAATATTATATCCGAAGAGACGAAGAGGGTTGCCAGAGAGATCCGAAAACAGAAGCCAGGTTTCTTTTGGACCCTCGCTAGAATCACCTTCGAA ACCATCAACGACACTAAATCAGCGATCCAGCAGATCGGCGAAATAGTCAACAATAGCATCGTGCCGGATTCTGCAACGCAAAGTTCGATGATGAGTGGTTCCTTGACGGCTATTAATACCAATGCCACTGCAAACAAGACGGCAGATCTCAACGGAACGGAAACAACGACGACAACGTCACCCACGACGACCACCGAGACGGCCGTCTTACTGACCAGGAGTGATTTACAGAGTTTGATCAGACGAAATGTCCTAGGCCTCGTTAGGCTGTTCAACATCGAGTGGAAAGATGCTTTAAAC GAATCGGAAACAACCGTAAGGGAGTTCCGGAAAAATCTTGGAAATCAGGTGGACAGCTTTCTTCAGGACAATCCGAACGCATACCGAGGAGTGTAA
- the LOC128873429 gene encoding uncharacterized protein LOC128873429 isoform X2, with amino-acid sequence MKTSPICWLVASLFLPCFVSPLQSEPRQVYWPSYSLYDPSDPRLQPAEILSYRYSAPMVQRPPSHATRYESKSFPAYAVKYFENRQSTYSARVPEETLHAERYYDYHDFVANNQERGESSDRAHLGQAKDAETSSKEKEIIKNMSILDKLLSEDSNEKDLDNAIQDNIISEETKRVAREIRKQKPGFFWTLARITFETINDTKSAIQQIGEIVNNSIVPDSATQSSMMSGSLTAINTNATANKTADLNGTETTTTTSPTTTTETAVLLTRSDLQSLIRRNVLGLVRLFNIEWKDALNESETTVREFRKNLGNQVDSFLQDNPNAYRGV; translated from the exons ATGAAGACATCGCCGATCTGCTGGCTCGTGGCTAGTTTGTTCTTACCATGCTTCGTTAGTCCTCTTCAGAGCGAACCACGACAAGTTTACTGGCCTAGCTATTCGCTTTACGATCCCTCGGATCCCCGTTTACAGCCAGCAGAAATACTTTCCTACCGGTACAGTGCTCCAATGGTTCAAAGGCCACCGTCGCATGCGACACGGTACGAATCAAAATCTTTCCCTGCATACgcggtaaaatattttgaaaaccgCCAGTCAACGTATTCCGCAAGAGTACCCGAAGAAACTCTACACGCGGAGAGATATTACGATTACCACGATTTTGTGGCGAATAATCAAGAGCGAGGAGAGTCGAGCGACAGGGCACATCTCGGACAAGCAAAAGACGCGGAAACAAGTTCgaaggaaaaggaaattattaaGAACATGAGTATTCTCGATAAACTACTATCGGAAGACTCGAACGAAAAAGATTTGGACAATGCGATCCAAGACAATATTATATCCGAAGAGACGAAGAGGGTTGCCAGAGAGATCCGAAAACAGAAGCCAGGTTTCTTTTGGACCCTCGCTAGAATCACCTTCGAA ACCATCAACGACACTAAATCAGCGATCCAGCAGATCGGCGAAATAGTCAACAATAGCATCGTGCCGGATTCTGCAACGCAAAGTTCGATGATGAGTGGTTCCTTGACGGCTATTAATACCAATGCCACTGCAAACAAGACGGCAGATCTCAACGGAACGGAAACAACGACGACAACGTCACCCACGACGACCACCGAGACGGCCGTCTTACTGACCAGGAGTGATTTACAGAGTTTGATCAGACGAAATGTCCTAGGCCTCGTTAGGCTGTTCAACATCGAGTGGAAAGATGCTTTAAAC GAATCGGAAACAACCGTAAGGGAGTTCCGGAAAAATCTTGGAAATCAGGTGGACAGCTTTCTTCAGGACAATCCGAACGCATACCGAGGAGTGTAA